The following proteins come from a genomic window of Actinopolyspora saharensis:
- a CDS encoding MFS transporter yields MLPASLTTTFRAFRHRNYRRWATADFVSVTGAWMQNLGLSWLVLTMTGSAGLLGLSFLFQALPRVVLGSWAGAVADRWPARRVLFITQTLHAVLALVLAFIAWTHAPVAGIYAIAVLSGVVSVFDGPTLGRFGSQLVSRDDLGNALSIGSVLSSGGRILGMSLAGAVVSLTGEGWLFLINALSFAAVLYAIWRIRSEAMYPLATSEPENSGALFGLRYVLGNKPMIAVFALSFALSSLGRNYQVTMAAMSEGPLGTGAAGYSVLSVVFAVGTIAGGFLAASRRELTLRILLIMALATSVLQFFSGLAPTLLLFAVVLFPIALGAVVIDTTLTTRIQLDSHEEMRGRVLSAKGMVTASAGAFGGPVLGWLSESFTPGHALELAGLVTTVATVAAWIHLARMPERRSMSPEHRWIHLSPTAQLETAPSATEPPAEQRAPEHGEATHLEEAELGEHPRSTRSERNEAVGSTTG; encoded by the coding sequence ATCCTTCCCGCTTCCCTGACAACCACCTTCCGGGCCTTCAGGCACCGGAACTACCGACGTTGGGCCACGGCCGACTTCGTCTCCGTCACCGGCGCGTGGATGCAGAACCTCGGTCTCAGCTGGCTGGTGCTGACCATGACCGGCTCGGCCGGACTGCTCGGGCTGTCCTTCCTGTTCCAGGCGCTGCCCCGGGTGGTGCTCGGCTCCTGGGCCGGTGCGGTTGCCGACCGCTGGCCCGCACGACGCGTGCTGTTCATCACCCAGACCCTGCACGCGGTGCTGGCGCTGGTCCTGGCGTTCATCGCCTGGACGCACGCACCGGTCGCGGGGATCTACGCCATAGCGGTGCTGTCCGGGGTGGTCAGCGTGTTCGACGGGCCCACCCTGGGACGTTTCGGCTCGCAGCTGGTCAGCCGGGACGACCTCGGAAACGCGCTCAGCATCGGCTCGGTCCTCAGCTCGGGAGGCAGGATCCTCGGGATGTCGCTCGCCGGTGCGGTGGTCAGCCTCACCGGCGAGGGGTGGCTGTTCCTCATCAACGCGCTGAGCTTCGCCGCCGTGCTGTACGCCATCTGGAGAATCCGCTCGGAGGCGATGTATCCCCTGGCGACGAGCGAACCGGAGAACTCCGGGGCGCTGTTCGGGCTCCGCTACGTGCTCGGCAACAAGCCGATGATCGCGGTGTTCGCGTTGAGCTTCGCCCTGTCCAGCCTCGGCCGCAACTACCAGGTCACCATGGCCGCGATGAGCGAAGGCCCGCTGGGAACCGGGGCCGCGGGCTACAGCGTGCTGTCGGTGGTGTTCGCCGTGGGAACCATCGCCGGAGGGTTCCTCGCCGCCTCCCGCAGGGAACTCACCCTGCGCATCCTGCTGATCATGGCGCTGGCCACCAGCGTGCTGCAGTTCTTCAGCGGTCTGGCGCCCACGTTGCTGCTCTTCGCGGTCGTGCTGTTCCCGATCGCCCTCGGGGCCGTGGTCATCGACACGACGCTGACCACGCGGATCCAGCTCGACTCCCACGAGGAGATGCGCGGACGGGTCCTGTCCGCCAAGGGCATGGTCACGGCGAGCGCAGGCGCCTTCGGCGGCCCCGTGCTCGGCTGGCTCTCCGAGAGCTTCACCCCCGGGCACGCGCTGGAACTGGCCGGGCTGGTGACCACGGTGGCCACCGTGGCCGCCTGGATCCACCTCGCCCGGATGCCGGAGCGGCGCTCGATGAGCCCCGAGCACAGGTGGATCCACCTCAGCCCCACCGCACAGCTCGAAACCGCGCCCTCCGCGACGGAACCTCCCGCCGAGCAGCGCGCTCCGGAGCACGGCGAGGCCACCCACCTCGAGGAGGCCGAGCTCGGCGAGCACCCCCGGTCCACGCGTTCCGAGCGGAACGAGGCCGTCGGTTCGACGACCGGCTGA
- a CDS encoding hemerythrin domain-containing protein, with translation MSQATKYSDMIGMLIEDHRNVEQAFQEFEGGIADASRRRNLVDHIITELVRHSVAEEQYLYPAARQTLENGDEIADHEISEHAEAEQLMKRLEELDSEDGQFDETTRQLISSIRHHVEDEENDLFPKLRRSCSEEQLQDLGNKIRHAKETAPTRPHPSAPDTPPANKIMDPGAGLVDKVRDALSGRER, from the coding sequence GTGTCCCAGGCGACCAAGTACAGCGACATGATCGGAATGCTGATCGAGGACCACAGGAACGTGGAGCAGGCCTTCCAGGAGTTCGAGGGCGGAATCGCCGACGCCTCGCGGCGCCGGAACCTCGTGGATCACATCATCACCGAGCTGGTGCGGCACTCGGTGGCCGAGGAGCAGTACCTGTACCCGGCGGCCAGGCAGACGCTGGAGAACGGGGACGAGATCGCCGATCACGAGATCTCCGAGCACGCCGAGGCCGAGCAGTTGATGAAGAGGCTGGAAGAGCTCGATTCCGAGGACGGGCAGTTCGACGAGACCACCAGGCAGTTGATCTCTTCGATTCGGCACCACGTCGAGGACGAGGAGAACGATCTCTTCCCCAAGCTGCGCCGGTCGTGCAGCGAGGAACAGCTCCAGGACCTGGGCAACAAGATCCGTCACGCCAAGGAGACGGCCCCGACGAGGCCCCACCCGTCGGCCCCGGACACGCCGCCGGCGAACAAGATCATGGATCCGGGCGCCGGTCTGGTCGACAAGGTCAGGGACGCGCTCAGCGGGCGCGAGCGCTGA
- a CDS encoding polysaccharide pyruvyl transferase family protein, with amino-acid sequence MRALVVGWPSFLHGEATAGDVAAMRHVADRLRRSGIDCDTAWSPGFLPGQTGLEAAPAEHYTDLVFVCGPAHGDQVLELHRRYARCRRTAVGVSVIDGTDPAVTGFHRVLARDGPGRSPTTDLAARRGTDPVPVVGVVLAPQQPEYGDRREHSEVHRALRRWISQVDCAPLELDSRLATDEWRRCRTPEQFASLVGRTDLVLTTRLHGLVFGLSNDVPVLAVDPVTGGGKVSAQAWAWDWPALLGPAEARLPGGEPARALEHWWRWCTSPEARRLAHERAAERADSAEPLLTELVDRLRTADQLAD; translated from the coding sequence GTGCGCGCACTGGTGGTGGGATGGCCGAGCTTCCTGCACGGGGAGGCCACGGCCGGCGACGTGGCGGCCATGCGCCACGTCGCGGATCGGCTGAGACGTTCGGGCATCGACTGCGACACCGCGTGGAGCCCGGGATTCCTGCCCGGGCAGACCGGGCTCGAAGCCGCTCCGGCCGAGCACTACACCGATCTCGTCTTCGTCTGCGGCCCGGCCCACGGCGACCAGGTGCTCGAACTGCACCGGCGTTACGCGCGCTGCCGCCGCACCGCGGTCGGCGTCTCCGTGATCGACGGGACCGACCCGGCCGTGACCGGGTTCCACCGCGTCCTCGCCCGCGACGGCCCCGGCCGCTCCCCCACCACCGACCTGGCCGCCCGACGAGGAACGGACCCCGTCCCCGTCGTCGGGGTCGTGCTGGCCCCGCAGCAACCCGAGTACGGCGACCGGAGGGAGCACTCCGAGGTGCACCGCGCGCTGCGCCGATGGATCTCCCAGGTCGACTGCGCTCCGCTGGAGCTCGACAGCAGACTGGCCACCGACGAGTGGCGACGATGCCGCACACCCGAGCAGTTCGCCTCGCTCGTCGGCAGGACGGACCTGGTGCTGACCACCAGGCTGCACGGGCTCGTGTTCGGGCTGAGCAACGACGTGCCGGTGTTGGCCGTGGACCCGGTCACCGGCGGGGGCAAGGTCTCGGCCCAGGCGTGGGCCTGGGACTGGCCCGCCCTGCTCGGCCCCGCCGAAGCACGCCTCCCCGGCGGGGAACCGGCGCGGGCCCTCGAGCACTGGTGGCGGTGGTGCACCTCCCCGGAGGCGCGCCGGCTGGCACACGAGCGCGCCGCCGAACGCGCGGACTCCGCAGAACCGCTGCTGACCGAGCTGGTCGACCGGCTGCGCACCGCCGACCAGCTCGCCGACTGA